A segment of the Manduca sexta isolate Smith_Timp_Sample1 unplaced genomic scaffold, JHU_Msex_v1.0 HiC_scaffold_1285, whole genome shotgun sequence genome:
TGTGAGattgcataattaaagttcatacatAGAGtgctataaaacaaaatttatggaagttttataaatatatatatttcgatGGTCCAATATAGACCGCTGAACGACCACTAGTAATCTACTTTGAACTGCGTATCTACGCAGAagatattgtagtgcacaagtgtatacgctataaggtgcgttggggtaaaatcggacgctttttcgacgtgttaaacagtcttctcgaattatttttacaataattctataagagctatcataatgaatcattaacttagctatatgttattaaatatactaaatggtatatatttttcaatcccttatatataacagttaatgttttatagggctttaaaaagtaccatacttttagaaatgtgtgagaaagataggaccttcacaggtatagttcggactactatctaaaatcgtttatgatacagggattctaaaatccataaaaagagcatattctgatctagatattcatttataaacattcaaaaaattataaatttcgtaagatatttttagaagcgaactttgttttttaatagttctaggcatacgatcatacCCCACATAAGTGACACtgtcgatatttttaaaagtattcgaagaaatagtacagacacgtgtaaataaacaataaattaaccaaatcgaccattcatctgagctaaaaaatacacaattactgagttcagacgttttcgtgtataaattttgataaaaacttgcaatattttacaagtgctagatcgaacgatttttatccgttctttaacgacaaataattgtatgggtaaagatcggatctcggggaatatacgtgtttcgacaaatttcaataaacaagtcacaagatttatttcctttatgatagtatatacctagaaaattaattgaaaacagtaaatactcaattaaaattaggcaaattcttgcatggggttaatccgatctgccagggaacgacaaaacatcgatattctgtttgttagcaccgtaaacattatttacttgacggattcaatcatgtgaactagtggaacgtagggtacaagatggggtcgcaggtagtgttgtccgaaaacaaaaattataacacagttacgagttatttgatttatacgatgttatacctcctacgatcttaccccaacgcgccttactCAGGTGCACTCAATATTTCTTTACTTTCTTaactggtgagacggcaatccatcGCAGCAATCCATTATGACCGCAAAGAGATTCGAAAATTATCTGGGGTGGCAAAATAAATTCTTCGCACATCGAAAAAGTGTAATCATATTGAAaccttctttaaattataataaatattatattatatttattaattgtgagGATTTTGTTTCAactaattataaacattgcaGTTTCATCTACAATATTCTAAAGAaagttcaaattttataaattgtcagCTGCAAAATCTATTGACTATGTTCTATTATGTCGCTGATTTCACTATAAAGtggtttttaaatagataaaaaatattatttactagcttttgcacgcggcttcgcccgcgtgaaggagttttctgggataaaagtccactggatgataaaagtcttgctacatattttcccggtactgataggttcaaactaattttatccccataggggttgaatttaacaaaatcctatttaagcgcaCGTCTTCGTCATAGTAGCTCCAacctttaatttcagttcaatcagtcgaaaatctaagaagatttatacaaactttcatcccctattttatccccttagggtggaatttatcaaaatcctttcttagggatgcctacgtcatagtagctttatgtatgcaaagtctcagcccgattggtttaaaattgacaaagtttcatacaaactttcatcccctattttatccccttgggagtagaattaatcaaaatcctttcttagcggatgcctccGTCATAACACacctacctgcatgccaaatttcagcccgattcGTTCAGTGGTTTGgactgtgcgttgatagatcactatgtcagtcagtcagtcacctttgggttatatatgtatatttagattaaaaaattatataaataatttaaattcaaagataaaaattacgttatcgaaatagctttaaaaatgttattttattagaattatctTCTAATCACAATAGgtgtaattactttattaataaatagcttttgctcgcggctttgccttgCGTGATAGTGTTTTTCGGGACGAAAGTCCCGCCATATATTTTCCCCCGGGATATGAAGTAACCTATGTCCGTACCAGGGCCTCTAACTAACTCCATACCAGATTGTCAATACAGTTATTTGTTCTAGTAGAAATAGTGATTGGTAGATTAAGTCCTTGAACACTGACCAGGCTAAGATATTCAGTAGAGTCTATCACATGTTTATTTGACATCATGTCTGTATTTATGTCACCTTCAATTGCTAGACAGGGTTAATTCTTAGCAGAACCTTAAGGATTTTGTCTAACGAGTTAAGAAAGTTGTGAAAGCTTTTATCAGATATAAAGGAAACCTATAGATTCCAAGAATTACGATTATTTTCGGTATATCTATTGATAAACAGTAAGCTTCAGAGAATGTAGATTCTAAGATTTGCAGTCCAAATAACTTTAACATGTACCACTACGCCTccattttgatttttgttgCTATTCGGACACAGATTCTTTCTCCTTCGGATATCTGTATTGGCGGATATGGATACTGATCTTCGGCATATCACTAATCTCAACATCAATGACGGAAAGTctacaaaaatgaaattatcCAGGCAATATGTATCGATCTTCAGTAATTAGGCTTTAGTACTTTAATCCATGCCAAACTATGTAACAAACCAATATTGCACGAAAACAATGTTGAACATAAATTAGGCACCggctccaataaaatatttaatttgtatataacataaatacttGAATTGGAGAGAAGATTACATTGCTTgtgttttactaattttatattttaattatttattgatttgtaatgtttttttaattgtgttttatttttgtgagaCTTTGTCAAATATAGCTTAAGAATCTGAGGATTAGTACATATAAGCTGTGCACACTGACTATAGTGTCGCTCTTCCACCTTACAAATGAAGTTATAGGAGAAAGGATGGGATTTAAGAGGTGTCTAGTTTAGTATGtcatgataaattattattagcgaATAAAGTCAACGTAAATTGAaagagtttattaaaattattctttaagtTGAAGTTGAAAATTGAGAATAATTTAGTTGACGGTGTTGCTCTGGACCCAGTTTCTGAAGGCGCTGATCCTGACGAACATGTCGGGAGCGCCCAGGGCGCACGGGATACCCCAAGACACGATACCGATTTGCTGGCCGCGGTCCACGCGGAGCAGAGCGCTACCAGAGTCACCCTGGAAGGAACAAATACATTTAGGCGCGCACTGGGTGTTGGGCCTCAGGTCACGACAGAGACCGTCTGCAGTATCATCAATTTGTATGGTGTACTGCCACACATTTGTTATCTTCAAATTTAGAAGGACAATGAAGCCAGTAGCTCTCTGATAATTCAGAATTAGAGGCAGTTAACTGCTATCCACTcctttcaaattcaaaattctaagtagcgataatattataattatttcaaaacgttgtaaaatataattaattatagatacaattattgcaaCCCGAGATTTTgattgaaataatgtttttagtcAATTGTCTTGCCAAAAATACCTGAAAATTAAGTTGATAATACTCACGTTGCAAGTGCCGTGGTTGCGAGAGTGGAAGGTACAGAGCTCAACATTGGGGTTAACAGCGGGAACCCTTATGTTAAGGCTGGCGGCGACACTAGCGACGTCACGCACGCAACGGTTGCCATCGATAGTTTGCACGTTCAGTTGGAGTAGATTGGCAGAGATAGCACCACCGGCCTGGGAAGATAAATATGttcaatattgattataataattcaatattgatGAATGATTGCAAAATAATGACGTATTTTTAATTCACATACCCTGATTCTGCCCCATCCAGCAACTCTGGAGTTCATTCTGTCTCCGATAAAATCGTAGTTAACAGCAATAGCCCTGACAGCGTTATTCCAGACGATGTTGCTGGAGGTGTGGAGCACACCGATGTCGTTCTTGATGGTGTTGGCGTTGTAGTTGGGGTGGATGACGAATCTCTGGTACGAGTACATCTGACCACCAGATGCCCAGCGGTTGGTACCGACGGTGGCGCGAGCGTTACTGTAACACCACCATGATTTATATCAATCGtactgtaatattataagtgtgaATAGGTGTGATTGATGACAGATGTTAAATATTTGGTACATGCTGATCAttgaaaaatcattaaataataattataaaaaattaataaagtggTACGACAAGAAGTAGCACTCGAGAAACATCTAGTGCGATACTTTTAAATCAAAGTTTTGGCAAGCACTGCAGCTTTATTAACTAGCGTTGAGTTAACCATCAGACGAGTGAACTGCTGATGACATTCTGTTCTGtttcaaataagtttaaagGAATAGATATTACGTTAGTTATTCCGCGATGCAAATACATTATCATTCAAATTGAGGTCCATTTTGTACGAACGGATTAACATTGTTGCCGCTGCGGATGGGCACGATGCAGTGGGCAGCGGTAAGGACAGTCCTGCGGGAGATGATGGAGCCGCCGCAAACtaagttcctgacattagcaCCGTTGGTAATGGCGACCATGTGGGGGTGAGCACCGTTACCGGCTTGGCTGCCGCCTACGATACGGGCGTTGAGGTCCACATGCTCGAAGAAGATGGACATGTCCTGTTCCGGCTCCTCAAGAGGGAAGGCTGAGAAGCAGATATTATAGTATCATTAGCCACAATGTATAAACAAGTCATTGTTACATAATAGAAAGATACTTCGAAGACCATTTGGTCTTCGTAGTATATTACTAGTTGTTCAGCGTTACTTTTGCCAGCTGCTGTTATCCTGGGCCAATTCAAGCTCGGCACGACACAGTTTTCAAGGATGTTTAAAAAAGGATATGGTTTTATTTCTACAATAGGTCACCTAACTGACCTTACTCCTCTCTTTTGTAGATGTATTCTCAAGAAAACTAATTGAGAAAAATCTTACCATTGCATGCCGCCAATACGGCTACCAAAAGAAGTGCAACTTTCATTTCGTTATTTATCTCGtcaacttaataattatttttttctatttgcttATATATATCGGAATTGTTGTTATCGAAGTGTTTTTGGATAAGATTAATGTCATTAATCATTATTGTAatcttatgtatatatgtaaatctTCAAGCCCCAGTTATGGGTTAGAACTGAAATTTGGttctgtataataattataggacCAATGTATTCCTTCCATCGAAACAACAAGTGCTACCAAAACAATTCCTTTTATTCGGTTTTCCGTAGAACGGGAGTTACCCTTTAGCCTTCCCGTGGACGATTGGACGGTTATGTTGGGTTCGCTGGCCTCACGAGGCGATGTTGAGCGGCCGGAGAGGTAGAAAACATCAATCAAATAAGCCTCTGGACGCCAGGACTTCCGGCTGCCGACTGTGGATGCAACCACGACCGACAACGCGGATTCTTCGACGACTAAAATGAGACGCAAAACTCTAAGGTATGTCAGGCCATATCCTGCGGGCAGTTCTCACAGGGTGAAACACAGCCAATTCCTCTTTGCCAACAATTCGAGACAAATACAGAAAAATCCATGTTCGATGACCACTGTATCGAGTGGAACAACACCAATAAGTCTGTATAACATCGTATTAGTATTAACtgttataatataggtattaataaataaaaaatactatgctGTGGCGCTTGTCCAGCTATTCGGCACCGGACGAACTACCGCGACCACGCTAAGTGCCGCTGAAGGTGTTTGCAACCTTTTCCACAGCGGCCCTGCGGAAAGAAGCTCGCTTGGCTTCCACATCTCTTCGCACGTTTGGATGTTATCTTCTGCCAAAAGAACCGGGCGGAGAGGGCCAAGGGCGTGTTCAGATGCCACGGCAGATGTCCGACCAACATACAGGCTACCTCGAACGAGATCGTGCGGTACGCCCTGATTGCCCGCCGCGGATTTTGTAAGAAATTGGTacaaatagttaattattttacgttataaATTTGTGACCTTAAAATTGACAAGGGCTTAATTCTATCTACTTTGGTACTGGACCGACATATCACGATTAACCCCCTTTCAGGCATTGTAAACTTTGAGGAAACCAACATAATATCAACACATGAAAACTTTACAACGATTACGTTTGGGTtctataattaatcaataatataacatttcattGGGATGCGAGCCGTTCTTCGGGAGATAAAAAAATGCGTGAATTTTGGTCTTCCGTTTTTGAAAcaccaaataatataatgtttacaacTTCTGTCCTATTCAGTGTTTCGGTATATTTTACTCTCAATCCTATTTACATATATCTTCAGAAAAGTGATTTCCATAAAATCTTCCTATAGGCATTTCCCCGTTTTCAAAGGAAAATCCGTCTAATGACCAACTTTAAAACAGTATCTTTTTGAAGATAGCTAAATGAAATATCACAAGTGCATATTAAAgaatcatacatttttatttacgaaaCCTTAATTGAGTAAATAAAAGGTACTTGAAACTAATGAAATAGGCCCTAAAACTGGCAAGCCAATCGCCAGTGGGTAAACAAAGGGGTGTTCATTAATAGTGGGAACTCCACCAGTACTttcaattacaaagcattgtgtGGGATTATAatgttgcttggcagcagaaaacGACATCGCGATAGCACTCACAAACCTAACCAGATTCCTGTGTCAATCGTGTCATTTACTATCAGGTAAGCGGCTTTTACGTTTTGTCAATTAACTTCATAAAAAATCGTTAGAAACCCATCGATGTATATGTTATACGTCAATGTAgaaaccatttttattaaaaaatgtgaaGTTTTATCTCTTGAAATCATATTACGACATTATAATTGTTGCtataattattcttatcttCCTGTATCTTTTTGTTCGTATTTAAGGCAAAGCTCTGACGCAATATTCTTTCGCTATTTAATCAACAACTGGTCCATACAAATAATGGTAGTTTGATAATTGAGTATTAGTTTTGTACTGTTAGCATGCTACAATAAAATTTCTCAACTCTAACACCCAAAAGGAGCAGTAGTtcgctccgtgaccatgaaggctgaaagTCTTAAAAACgtcaacatatttatataagtagacTTCATGTACCTCAAATTGTTTTGAATGCAGTCAACGATAACCTGTGATAATGATTCATTGTGGATGCTTTGTGCTTGTAATTTGGGGATTTTAGGACAATTAAATCAGTGGAATTGGTGAAGGTTTGTGATTTGCGACTTATCAAATGATAAGCGGTCATGCATGGAATTGATAAGCTTAAATCTGTTAGTAAATGATAACCCTTTAtgggtggtaggtctctcatatatgtgagtccgcctgggtacgtaccaccgcaatgtctatttctggcgccaagcagcagtgtgttgtcactattgtgttccgatttgatattgtaaccagtgtaactactggacataataagacttaacatctcatgtctcaggatggcgagcgcagtggaatactaaacaatactttataattcaaggtgtaggatggtatttctactgtttatgggcggttgtattgcatactattaggcgaacggcaagttcgtctattagtagatattttgtttttaattcgttCTATCAAATCGGATAAGTTCAAAGACCTTGCTAAGTCATAAGCTGGCCATCAATCAATCAGCTTATCAGTGTCTATTGCTGAACATTCCCAATTGAGCGCAACAATACTGGTCTTTAGTAGCCATCCATCCGCTACgcgtttgtttttgtaaaacgtCAGTCCATCGTTCACCAGGGCGTTCTACACAACGTCTCGGCGTATATCGCGGTCCCCACTCAAGCACTTATCTCGTTCGCCAACAACCTGACGCAACGGTAGGGCGGTAGAACGATACTTCGATAGGGGGATTGTATCCGCAGGGATAGCGACAAgcgtacaaggtgttaaatccgcGAAAGTGACCCCggagtgtgttgcgttccgtcAGCAGCTTGTGTACATTCGGGCTcaaccaggccggcataattatttcgactggcgaagggtaatcatctctcgttagtcgaaattctgttggaccccaccaAACTTACCATTacgtgcagtagggtcactttgtcgtgcatagcgtgatgttataaagCCTATAAACTTCCTCCATCAATTATAATCTATCCaacattaaaagaatttttcaaaacCTAAAAGGAAGCctgtaggaatcgggttgtaggGACGCTTCGCGACTACACAAATGTATATTCGCAGGTGCACTCATTGATCCCTCACTCTCTTACTCTGTAATGATATCAATCCGCCATAACTAGAAGAGATTATCAAATTTTCTGGCGCGTACGAAATTcggagagaaaaaaaaactttgcgttattgaaattgctttaaaaaatgtaatcgtGTTGGAACCatcttaaaattttgataaatacatttagtttattaattactaccttttactcgcggcttcacccccgtgaaagagttttccgggttgaaagtcccgctgtatatttctcgggatataaagtaacctgtgtccttctcagggtctcaaattatcttcataccaaactgtcaacacaattatttattctgGTAGAAGTAGTAATTGGTGGATTAAGTCCACGAA
Coding sequences within it:
- the LOC119191272 gene encoding chymotrypsin-1-like, which produces MKVALLLVAVLAACNAFPLEEPEQDMSIFFEHVDLNARIVGGSQAGNGAHPHMVAITNGANVRNLVCGGSIISRRTVLTAAHCIVPIRSGNNVNPNARATVGTNRWASGGQMYSYQRFVIHPNYNANTIKNDIGVLHTSSNIVWNNAVRAIAVNYDFIGDRMNSRVAGWGRIRAGGAISANLLQLNVQTIDGNRCVRDVASVAASLNIRVPAVNPNVELCTFHSRNHGTCNGDSGSALLRVDRGQQIGIVSWGIPCALGAPDMFVRISAFRNWVQSNTVN